One part of the Desulfonema ishimotonii genome encodes these proteins:
- a CDS encoding GspE/PulE family protein codes for MAGEKIKKTAQRSGEHKRIGDILLEAGLITADQMKAALREQAVSGKRLGSVLIRLGFISEENMVGALSRQLGFPSVDLKKVTLSHEMAGMLPPDFIIRHQLVPVGWADNTLKVAMVNPLDRSAIGDIEFMIGTAVQPLVTSMSAMEQFLDKMRKDHPSLSATPDGVETGSPSEGRAPDSQEPAEAAANRIISKVLTDAVRSGATYVHVKPRQRDVMVRYRIDGVLQTAITFPAETWASFLERFKAMARMDIALTRHVQSGTATVRIGDRPANLMISVLPTLNGEKLVIRILGKGQKMRNPESLGMHPKDLSSYYALLARPSGILMVVGPSGSGTSTTLYTSLRFLRSEEKNIVTIEDPVEYEIPGINQVRVSVREGISFSAGLRSLVHQDPDVVMVSEIQDAETASLVFQAALRGRLMLSSLHINNAVSALAYLMTLDVRRHIVASSIAGIVAQRLVRRNCPHCLEKYIPEPRVLAGLNIDAMEVAKMHFFRGRGCVHCNHTGYSGQIGIYEILTVDHIIRELILRRASEREIFMAVRGKGMTTMEENGLYLVLNRITTLEEIVRVIPPDEIATRRKGAWEKYILSLFDDAIYLL; via the coding sequence ATGGCCGGAGAAAAGATAAAAAAGACCGCGCAGCGGTCCGGAGAACACAAACGAATCGGGGACATTCTCCTGGAAGCCGGTCTGATAACGGCGGATCAGATGAAGGCGGCCCTCCGGGAACAGGCGGTTTCAGGAAAACGGCTGGGCAGTGTGCTGATCCGGCTGGGCTTCATTTCGGAGGAAAATATGGTGGGCGCCCTCTCCCGGCAACTGGGATTTCCCAGCGTCGATCTGAAAAAGGTGACCCTGTCCCATGAAATGGCCGGTATGCTGCCGCCTGATTTTATCATAAGACATCAGCTGGTTCCTGTGGGATGGGCGGACAACACCCTGAAGGTCGCGATGGTCAACCCGCTGGACCGCTCGGCCATCGGTGACATCGAGTTTATGATCGGCACTGCGGTTCAGCCCCTGGTGACCAGCATGTCGGCCATGGAACAGTTTCTGGATAAAATGCGGAAGGACCATCCGTCTTTAAGCGCGACCCCGGATGGCGTTGAGACAGGGAGTCCGTCCGAAGGGCGTGCCCCTGACAGTCAGGAACCGGCGGAGGCGGCAGCAAACCGGATCATCAGTAAGGTGCTGACCGATGCGGTCCGTTCGGGTGCGACCTATGTTCATGTCAAGCCCCGGCAGCGGGATGTGATGGTCCGGTACCGGATCGACGGCGTTCTTCAGACGGCTATCACCTTCCCCGCAGAGACCTGGGCTTCTTTTCTGGAGCGGTTCAAGGCCATGGCCCGGATGGATATTGCCCTGACCCGGCACGTTCAGAGCGGCACCGCCACCGTGAGGATCGGGGACCGTCCGGCCAACCTGATGATCTCTGTGCTGCCGACGCTGAACGGAGAAAAGCTGGTGATCCGCATCCTCGGAAAAGGCCAGAAGATGCGAAATCCGGAGAGTCTGGGAATGCATCCCAAGGATCTGAGCAGCTATTACGCGCTGCTGGCCCGGCCCAGCGGTATTCTGATGGTGGTCGGGCCGTCCGGAAGCGGCACCTCAACCACCCTGTACACGTCGCTGCGTTTTCTCCGGTCGGAAGAGAAAAATATTGTCACCATCGAAGACCCGGTCGAATATGAGATTCCGGGTATTAACCAGGTTCGGGTCAGCGTCCGGGAGGGAATATCCTTTTCGGCAGGTCTGCGCTCACTTGTGCATCAGGATCCGGATGTGGTGATGGTCAGCGAGATTCAGGATGCGGAGACGGCCAGCCTGGTCTTTCAGGCCGCGCTCAGGGGGCGGCTGATGCTCTCCTCTCTTCATATCAATAATGCGGTATCGGCCCTGGCCTATCTGATGACCCTCGATGTCAGGCGGCATATTGTCGCCTCTTCCATTGCCGGAATCGTGGCCCAGCGTCTGGTCCGGCGGAACTGCCCCCACTGCCTTGAAAAATATATTCCCGAACCGAGAGTGCTGGCCGGATTGAACATTGATGCGATGGAGGTCGCCAAAATGCACTTTTTCCGCGGGCGCGGATGTGTGCATTGTAATCACACCGGTTATTCCGGCCAGATCGGTATTTACGAGATTTTAACGGTTGACCATATTATCAGAGAACTGATACTCAGACGGGCTTCGGAGCGGGAAATTTTCATGGCTGTGCGGGGAAAGGGGATGACCACGATGGAGGAGAACGGCCTCTATCTGGTTCTGAACAGGATCACAACCCTTGAGGAGATTGTGCGGGTCATTCCGCCTGATGAAATTGCCACCCGGCGGAAGGGGGCGTGGGAAAAATATATTCTCTCCCTCTTTGATGATGCGATTTATCTGCTGTAG
- a CDS encoding YhbY family RNA-binding protein: MTELRSFQKKYLRGLAHSMKPVVQIGQRGLTKAVLQSVDAALDTHELIKVKFIECKEKELKKEITDQIETRMNCALTGMIGHIAIFYRQQSDPERRQITLPER, from the coding sequence ATGACAGAATTAAGAAGTTTTCAGAAAAAATACCTGAGAGGACTGGCCCACAGCATGAAGCCGGTCGTGCAGATCGGCCAGCGGGGCTTGACAAAGGCCGTCCTTCAGTCCGTAGACGCGGCCCTGGACACCCATGAACTGATCAAGGTGAAATTTATTGAATGCAAAGAAAAAGAGCTGAAAAAGGAAATAACAGATCAGATTGAGACGCGCATGAACTGCGCACTGACCGGCATGATCGGCCATATTGCCATCTTCTACCGGCAGCAGAGCGATCCGGAACGGCGTCAGATTACCCTCCCGGAACGGTAA
- a CDS encoding TRAP transporter large permease subunit, producing the protein MPILIPVLAAFKIDPLWYGVIFISALAIGQATPPVGVNRFTAANLIRGDIDAVAKEAIPFVIVDVIVLIILSLLPVLSLYLPVRAGLYTP; encoded by the coding sequence ATGCCCATTCTCATTCCGGTGCTGGCGGCCTTTAAAATTGACCCGCTCTGGTACGGCGTAATTTTCATTTCCGCCCTGGCCATCGGACAGGCCACCCCGCCTGTGGGCGTGAACCGCTTCACCGCCGCCAATCTGATCAGGGGGGATATCGACGCCGTTGCCAAAGAGGCCATCCCCTTTGTGATCGTGGATGTGATCGTCCTGATTATCCTGTCGCTGCTGCCGGTGCTTTCACTCTATCTGCCGGTCCGGGCCGGATTATATACGCCGTGA
- a CDS encoding zinc ribbon domain-containing protein encodes MPEDSAEGNLKEDIKLSDRIYRCSNPDCRHVEDRDTNAAKNIRNEALAA; translated from the coding sequence TTGCCGGAGGATTCGGCAGAGGGGAATCTCAAAGAAGATATAAAGCTCTCAGACCGAATTTACAGGTGTTCCAACCCTGATTGCAGGCATGTGGAAGACAGAGATACAAACGCAGCCAAAAACATAAGAAATGAAGCGCTTGCGGCTTAA
- a CDS encoding N-acetylmuramoyl-L-alanine amidase, with protein sequence MLQKKYLIHAFLICAIVGGCVSELRAATAEEQFYQAEISYKKFLKDEKQVRYRDNWLACIRKFQGAYKKSPSGPLAPASLYMAGTLYENLYIRSGKSDDRREALATFRQVIRRFPESQYRVKARKGLDRLSGDKKTEDASAPVHHVRKKSFSKTASRTPQQKTPVRLKRRGALFKKSKAGYKKSARHKASQDIASLIAGEQTPAAPVTSPARAARVDGLRVWSNPNYTRVVVDLSRETRYTHRLLDRDRASKKPQRLYIDFTGSRLGRQMNKIVPINDDLLSGARAGQRTPSSVRVVIDLKSFKTYKIFSLKNPFRTIIDVWGSEAGHTRVARSGPAVRPRTTPAPAPSVMQAAIREEPEVSPHDLARQLALGVRRIVIDPGHGGHDGGAPGYLKGVNEKDIVLRISTRLARKIRKELGCEVIMTRKTDRYLTLEERTAIANTRNADLFISIHCNADKRRKGYGIETYFLNLATDAHAIRVAARENATSRKNISDLQTILNDLMKNAKINESSRLAGYVQKETVGYMKKRYSKIRNKGVKQAPFYVLIGAQMPSILVETSFISHKRECQRLTSGAYQEHLCNGIIRGIRKYIQETNPTAFLKEKSSGRG encoded by the coding sequence ATGCTGCAAAAAAAATATTTAATACACGCATTTCTGATCTGCGCCATTGTCGGTGGCTGCGTCTCCGAGCTGCGGGCTGCCACTGCCGAAGAGCAGTTTTATCAGGCAGAGATTTCATATAAGAAATTTCTTAAAGATGAAAAGCAGGTCCGGTACAGAGACAACTGGCTGGCCTGCATCAGAAAATTTCAGGGGGCCTATAAAAAATCTCCGTCCGGGCCCCTGGCACCGGCCAGCCTTTACATGGCCGGAACGCTTTATGAGAATCTTTACATCCGTTCCGGCAAATCCGATGATCGCCGGGAGGCGCTCGCCACCTTCCGGCAGGTGATCAGACGCTTCCCGGAGAGTCAGTACCGTGTCAAAGCCCGGAAGGGGCTGGACCGGCTTTCGGGAGATAAGAAAACAGAAGACGCCTCAGCCCCTGTGCATCATGTCAGAAAGAAGTCTTTCAGCAAGACCGCCTCCCGAACCCCTCAGCAAAAAACCCCTGTGCGGCTGAAGCGGAGAGGGGCTCTGTTTAAGAAATCCAAAGCCGGGTATAAAAAATCGGCCCGGCACAAAGCATCTCAGGACATTGCGTCGCTGATCGCCGGTGAGCAGACCCCCGCAGCGCCCGTTACGTCCCCCGCCAGGGCGGCCCGGGTTGACGGATTGCGGGTCTGGTCCAACCCCAATTACACCCGCGTTGTGGTGGATCTGAGCCGGGAAACCCGCTATACCCATCGGCTGCTGGACAGGGACCGGGCGTCCAAAAAGCCCCAGCGGCTCTACATTGACTTTACAGGCAGCCGTCTCGGGCGGCAGATGAATAAAATTGTTCCCATCAACGATGACCTGCTCAGCGGTGCGCGGGCCGGTCAGCGCACCCCGTCTTCGGTCCGGGTGGTTATTGATCTCAAGTCCTTTAAAACCTACAAGATTTTTTCCCTCAAAAATCCGTTCCGGACGATTATCGACGTGTGGGGAAGTGAGGCCGGACACACCCGTGTGGCCAGGTCCGGGCCCGCAGTCCGGCCCCGGACAACGCCTGCGCCTGCGCCTTCGGTGATGCAGGCGGCCATTCGGGAGGAGCCCGAGGTGTCCCCCCATGATCTGGCCCGGCAGCTGGCGCTGGGGGTGCGGCGGATTGTGATCGATCCCGGTCACGGGGGGCATGACGGCGGCGCCCCCGGATATCTGAAAGGGGTCAATGAAAAGGATATCGTACTCCGGATCTCAACGCGGCTGGCCCGCAAAATCCGAAAGGAGCTGGGGTGTGAGGTGATTATGACCCGGAAAACGGACCGCTATCTCACCCTGGAGGAGCGGACCGCCATTGCCAATACCCGGAATGCGGACCTCTTTATCTCCATCCACTGCAATGCGGATAAGCGGCGCAAGGGCTACGGCATTGAAACCTATTTCCTCAACCTGGCGACCGATGCGCACGCCATCCGGGTGGCCGCCCGCGAAAATGCCACATCCAGAAAGAATATCAGTGATTTGCAGACCATCCTGAATGACCTGATGAAGAATGCCAAGATCAACGAGTCGAGCAGGCTGGCCGGGTATGTTCAGAAGGAAACCGTGGGCTACATGAAAAAGCGGTACAGCAAGATCCGGAACAAGGGGGTGAAGCAGGCGCCGTTTTATGTCCTGATCGGCGCGCAGATGCCGTCCATTCTGGTGGAAACCTCTTTTATCAGCCACAAGCGGGAATGTCAGCGGCTGACCAGCGGCGCATATCAGGAACATCTGTGCAACGGCATCATCCGTGGCATTCGGAAGTATATTCAGGAGACAAATCCCACCGCTTTTTTAAAGGAAAAATCTTCGGGCCGGGGGTGA
- a CDS encoding cyclic nucleotide-binding domain-containing protein → MRFPEAVFEVVRNDQCPFYELGDYFRLSGKALLLDHDQEKTFISTTIIKLPCGKSSCRIVIEDISETLIRYKSVERLPGHTFDCSGCTGKIRLQFRSEKKAPLPEKLSPASGSAEMQEALKNFSFFRVLDDHLLRDFLPFLKLKRFSPGETIIRKGTPGRNLYVIVSGKVEILGRDDISIVFLGKGEVFGEMSLLSGDPVTATVKVIAPTKVLYIKRDEFTRLFNKSSALKMYFTRLLSRRLAEVNILRSEEFGSGVMGKLSDMPPAELFQIFNVNQKTGVLRLTLSGGAAALAFRDGNLIRAEYGAKAGREAFFEILREKRGRFKFMQGLSPEDQKAHALGDLTWLLMDGVRRLDEEKDDHQSRE, encoded by the coding sequence ATGCGTTTTCCCGAAGCTGTTTTTGAAGTTGTCAGAAACGATCAGTGCCCCTTTTATGAACTGGGGGATTATTTCAGGCTGTCCGGCAAGGCCCTTCTGCTGGACCATGATCAGGAAAAGACCTTTATCAGCACCACCATCATCAAATTACCCTGTGGCAAATCCTCCTGCCGCATTGTGATTGAAGATATATCAGAGACACTGATCAGATATAAGAGCGTGGAAAGGCTTCCGGGGCACACGTTTGACTGTAGCGGATGTACGGGGAAAATCCGCTTGCAGTTCAGATCGGAAAAAAAAGCGCCCCTGCCGGAAAAACTGTCTCCGGCGTCAGGGTCGGCCGAGATGCAGGAGGCCCTGAAAAATTTTTCATTCTTCAGGGTGCTGGACGATCATCTGCTTCGGGATTTTCTTCCCTTTCTGAAACTGAAACGATTTTCGCCGGGTGAAACCATTATCCGGAAAGGGACGCCGGGCCGCAATTTGTATGTGATCGTATCCGGGAAGGTGGAGATTCTGGGCCGTGATGATATCAGCATTGTCTTTCTGGGAAAGGGCGAGGTGTTCGGGGAGATGAGCCTGCTCAGCGGCGATCCGGTTACGGCGACGGTCAAGGTGATTGCGCCGACAAAGGTGTTGTACATAAAGAGGGATGAGTTTACAAGGCTGTTCAATAAATCCTCGGCGCTTAAAATGTACTTTACCCGGCTGCTGTCGCGTCGGCTGGCGGAGGTCAACATACTGCGCTCCGAGGAGTTCGGATCGGGCGTCATGGGGAAGCTCTCGGACATGCCCCCTGCCGAACTGTTCCAGATCTTCAACGTGAACCAGAAGACCGGCGTCCTCCGGCTGACATTGTCCGGCGGGGCAGCCGCCCTTGCCTTCAGGGATGGCAACCTGATCCGTGCGGAATACGGTGCAAAGGCCGGGCGGGAGGCCTTTTTTGAAATACTGAGGGAAAAGCGGGGGCGGTTTAAATTTATGCAGGGGCTTTCACCGGAAGATCAGAAAGCCCATGCACTGGGCGACCTGACCTGGCTTCTTATGGACGGGGTAAGGCGTCTGGACGAAGAAAAGGATGACCATCAGAGCCGGGAATAG
- a CDS encoding cohesin domain-containing protein, which yields MILLYSVAWGTTISIPDMAVGAGEKAEVPVMIDAVDNLAGVRLTVVYDTGLLTFRGADKTRETTSLMHIVNSKKPGRLIIVMAGAKGIKGKKFPLLLLHFEARKDVTEKRTTRPEIKECQMMSDQLKDIQAAVSTGRITITPSAGEKPVPEAGKEKPAAIPSPESARN from the coding sequence TTGATTCTGTTATATTCTGTGGCATGGGGGACAACGATTTCCATTCCGGATATGGCTGTCGGGGCCGGGGAGAAGGCGGAAGTGCCGGTGATGATCGACGCTGTGGACAATCTGGCAGGCGTCAGGCTGACGGTGGTCTACGATACCGGGCTGCTGACCTTCAGGGGCGCGGACAAGACCCGGGAAACCACATCGCTCATGCACATTGTCAACAGCAAGAAACCCGGCAGGCTCATCATCGTGATGGCCGGTGCAAAGGGGATAAAAGGCAAAAAATTTCCCCTCCTCCTCCTTCATTTTGAAGCCCGGAAGGATGTGACGGAAAAGCGGACGACCCGGCCTGAGATTAAAGAGTGCCAGATGATGAGCGATCAGTTGAAGGATATTCAGGCAGCGGTCAGCACCGGGCGGATCACGATCACCCCTTCAGCCGGGGAAAAGCCGGTACCCGAAGCCGGAAAGGAGAAACCGGCAGCCATCCCTTCCCCCGAATCCGCCAGAAACTGA